The following proteins come from a genomic window of Nocardioides albertanoniae:
- a CDS encoding GNAT family N-acetyltransferase codes for MTLTDVWPLFGLVIRTPRLELRLPTDTEIGSLAQVAADGVHEPGQRPFLTPWAERPPQERARFVAQGTWSSLGGWEPDDWGLGLTVFADGSPLGVVWVSASEFGVRREVSTASWLGLRHHRRGIGTEARLAALTLAFDHLGAAYATSEAFPDNAASIGVSTKLGYEPDGISRDVRDGEVLVSHRLRLGRERWEHNDRSGIEVDGVDACRSLFGVS; via the coding sequence ATGACCTTGACCGACGTATGGCCCCTGTTCGGACTGGTGATCCGGACCCCGCGACTCGAGCTGCGCCTGCCCACCGACACCGAGATCGGGAGCCTGGCCCAGGTGGCCGCCGACGGCGTGCACGAGCCCGGCCAGCGACCGTTCCTGACGCCCTGGGCCGAACGCCCACCACAGGAGCGTGCCCGGTTCGTGGCGCAGGGCACCTGGTCGAGCCTCGGCGGCTGGGAGCCCGACGACTGGGGCCTCGGTCTGACCGTGTTCGCCGACGGCTCCCCGCTGGGCGTCGTGTGGGTCTCGGCCAGCGAGTTCGGCGTGCGACGCGAGGTGAGCACCGCGTCGTGGCTCGGGCTGCGACACCACCGCAGGGGCATCGGCACCGAGGCCCGGCTCGCCGCCCTCACCCTCGCCTTCGACCATCTCGGCGCCGCCTACGCGACCTCCGAGGCCTTCCCCGACAACGCCGCCTCGATCGGCGTCTCCACCAAGCTCGGCTACGAGCCCGACGGCATCTCCCGCGACGTACGCGACGGCGAGGTGCTCGTCTCCCACCGGCTCCGACTCGGCCGCGAACGCTGGGAGCACAACGACCGCAGCGGCATCGAGGTCGACGGCGTCGACGCCTGCCGTTCGCTGTTCGGCGTGTCTTGA
- a CDS encoding FAD-dependent monooxygenase, giving the protein MDESSGRSALVVGAGIGGLTVAAALDRAGWRVTVLERAPQLGEVGAGISIWPRAWAILTELGVAEHLVDGVRPAIQAGLRRPDGRWLAKAGAATTARGPVMVHRARLHEALVGSLGEVEIRTGVTVDQVCDGGRGAVVETTAGDSLEADLVVAADGIRSSIRSGVRSRDDVRYAGYTAYRGVTAKPVPGEASTSGGETWGAGVRFGYAPLVDGRTYWFVSANRPAGERSDDHHRDVTALVGDWHEPIAQLIAATPADAVLRNDICDLRLPLGRFDHGRVALLGDAAHAMTPNLGQGACAAVEDAAALVARLVDEPEIGRALTAYDRERRPATQRLVRASRLVGTVGQIDNGAVLAARDAGITGVGAIAGLLGR; this is encoded by the coding sequence ATGGACGAATCGTCGGGTCGGAGCGCTCTGGTGGTCGGTGCGGGGATCGGAGGGCTCACCGTGGCTGCCGCGCTGGATCGTGCCGGGTGGCGGGTGACGGTGCTCGAGCGTGCGCCGCAGCTCGGTGAGGTCGGGGCCGGCATCTCGATCTGGCCGCGGGCCTGGGCGATCCTCACCGAGCTCGGGGTCGCGGAGCACCTCGTCGACGGTGTGCGGCCGGCGATCCAGGCGGGGCTGCGCCGGCCCGACGGACGCTGGCTGGCGAAGGCCGGCGCGGCGACGACTGCGCGTGGCCCCGTGATGGTGCACCGTGCGCGGCTCCACGAGGCGTTGGTCGGATCGCTCGGCGAGGTGGAGATACGCACCGGGGTGACGGTCGACCAGGTGTGCGACGGTGGCCGTGGCGCGGTCGTCGAGACCACCGCCGGCGACAGCCTCGAGGCAGACCTGGTGGTCGCCGCCGACGGTATTCGCAGCTCGATCCGTAGCGGGGTGCGGTCACGAGACGACGTACGTTATGCGGGCTACACCGCCTATCGCGGCGTCACCGCGAAGCCGGTGCCGGGCGAGGCGTCGACCTCTGGTGGTGAGACCTGGGGAGCGGGGGTGAGGTTCGGGTACGCACCGCTGGTGGACGGACGCACCTACTGGTTCGTCTCCGCCAACCGGCCGGCGGGGGAGCGCAGCGACGACCACCACCGCGACGTGACGGCTCTCGTCGGCGACTGGCACGAGCCGATCGCTCAGCTGATCGCGGCGACACCTGCCGACGCCGTGCTCCGCAACGACATCTGCGACCTACGCCTCCCGCTGGGGCGGTTCGATCACGGACGCGTCGCGCTGCTCGGCGACGCCGCGCACGCGATGACCCCCAATCTCGGGCAGGGTGCCTGCGCGGCCGTCGAGGACGCTGCCGCGCTGGTCGCCCGGCTGGTCGACGAGCCGGAGATCGGGCGGGCGCTCACGGCGTACGACCGGGAACGACGGCCGGCGACCCAGCGGCTGGTGAGGGCGTCGCGGCTGGTCGGAACCGTGGGCCAGATCGACAACGGAGCGGTCCTCGCGGCTCGGGACGCCGGGATCACCGGAGTAGGTGCGATCGCGGGCCTGCTGGGTCGATGA
- a CDS encoding nuclear transport factor 2 family protein, whose protein sequence is MTTFRETIEAKDMDAVEAMLADDVVFTSPVAFKPYPGKPITAAILRAVVKVFDDFTYVREIHDGAHHAYEFTAKVDGLDLNGCDFLTYDDEGKIVDFKVMVRPLRAAEALAARMGAQFEEIKAAAAQG, encoded by the coding sequence ATGACCACCTTCCGCGAGACGATCGAGGCCAAGGACATGGACGCCGTCGAGGCGATGCTCGCCGACGACGTCGTCTTCACCAGCCCGGTGGCGTTCAAGCCCTACCCCGGCAAGCCGATCACGGCCGCGATCCTGCGCGCGGTGGTGAAGGTGTTCGACGACTTCACCTACGTCCGAGAGATCCACGACGGCGCCCACCATGCCTACGAGTTCACCGCGAAGGTCGACGGGCTCGACCTCAACGGCTGCGACTTCCTGACCTACGACGACGAGGGCAAGATCGTCGACTTCAAGGTGATGGTGCGCCCGCTGCGCGCCGCCGAGGCCCTCGCCGCCCGGATGGGCGCGCAGTTCGAGGAGATCAAGGCGGCGGCAGCACAGGGCTGA
- a CDS encoding glycine betaine ABC transporter substrate-binding protein, whose product MRLKRIGLAATAAVVAIALSGCGIGLGTAGGFSKSGELTGPVEGIDLGGESLSVGSKNFTESILLGKMTVIMLKSAGADVKDLTNIPGSAAAREAQLAGQIDLTWEYTGTAWLTYLENAKPIPDERKQYIATRDADLRENDLVWLPPAPMNDTYTMAITAESEKKYGITKLSEMSKVPAKERTFCIESEFTNRPDGLKGMLDAYGLRLGSPQGVPRKNLRTLQTGAIYDATAKGQCTFGEVFTTDGRIKALDLTPLADDRSFFPKYNASLVVPEKVLEESPDIEKLFGPVSEKLTNDVIAELNAEVDVDGRDPAEVAWDWLREEKLVD is encoded by the coding sequence ATGCGACTCAAACGAATCGGCCTTGCCGCCACCGCCGCGGTCGTCGCGATCGCGCTCTCGGGGTGCGGCATCGGGCTGGGCACCGCGGGCGGCTTCTCGAAGAGCGGCGAGCTCACCGGACCTGTCGAGGGCATCGACCTCGGCGGCGAGAGCCTCTCGGTCGGCTCGAAGAACTTCACCGAGAGCATCCTGCTCGGCAAGATGACGGTGATCATGCTCAAGTCGGCCGGTGCCGACGTCAAGGATCTGACCAACATCCCCGGCAGTGCCGCGGCCCGCGAGGCCCAGCTGGCCGGGCAGATCGATCTCACCTGGGAATACACCGGCACCGCCTGGCTGACCTACCTGGAGAACGCCAAGCCGATCCCCGACGAGCGCAAGCAGTACATCGCCACCCGCGACGCCGACCTGCGCGAGAACGATCTGGTCTGGCTGCCGCCGGCGCCGATGAACGACACCTACACGATGGCGATCACCGCGGAGAGCGAGAAGAAGTACGGCATCACGAAGCTCTCCGAGATGAGCAAGGTGCCGGCGAAGGAACGTACGTTCTGCATCGAGTCGGAGTTCACCAACCGCCCCGACGGCCTCAAGGGCATGCTCGACGCCTACGGCCTGCGGCTGGGCAGCCCCCAGGGAGTGCCGAGGAAGAACCTGCGTACGTTGCAGACCGGTGCGATCTACGACGCGACCGCCAAGGGACAGTGCACGTTCGGCGAGGTGTTCACCACCGACGGCCGGATCAAGGCTCTGGACCTGACGCCGCTGGCCGACGACCGCAGCTTCTTCCCGAAGTACAACGCCTCGCTGGTGGTGCCCGAGAAGGTGCTCGAGGAGAGCCCTGACATCGAGAAGCTGTTCGGGCCGGTCTCGGAGAAGCTCACCAACGACGTCATCGCCGAGCTCAACGCGGAGGTCGACGTCGATGGCCGAGACCCGGCCGAGGTGGCCTGGGACTGGCTGCGCGAGGAGAAGCTCGTCGACTGA
- a CDS encoding ABC transporter permease, with protein sequence MTTLDPTVTDPGQSVRRSRLRLPGGESTAMLLVLPIVVGVLFIGYVIWRQTADLDSIEESTLAWAAIREQLVTHVAITLVASLIVVIVAVPLGILLTRGKAKAIAPAAVAVANAGQAAPSIGLIVLLAIWLGFSFWTGVLGLVIYGLLPVLRNTITGLQGVDPTLVEAGRGIGMSGAGVLLRVELPLALPVIMAGIRTALVLVVGTAALVTFIGAGGLGGALTSGITLFRFPVMVAAALLIALLALLIEWVGRVLEVVLRPKGI encoded by the coding sequence ATGACCACGCTCGACCCGACCGTCACCGATCCGGGGCAGTCCGTACGCCGCTCGCGGCTGCGCCTGCCGGGCGGTGAGAGCACGGCGATGCTGCTGGTGCTCCCGATCGTGGTCGGCGTGCTGTTCATCGGCTACGTGATCTGGCGGCAGACGGCCGACCTCGACTCGATCGAGGAGTCGACGCTGGCCTGGGCCGCGATCCGCGAGCAGCTCGTCACCCACGTCGCGATCACCCTCGTCGCGTCACTGATCGTGGTGATCGTCGCCGTGCCGCTCGGCATCCTGCTGACCCGTGGCAAGGCCAAGGCGATCGCCCCGGCGGCGGTCGCTGTGGCCAACGCCGGTCAGGCGGCGCCGTCGATCGGGCTGATCGTGCTGCTGGCGATCTGGCTCGGCTTCAGCTTCTGGACCGGCGTGCTCGGGCTGGTGATCTACGGCCTCCTCCCGGTGCTGCGCAACACCATCACCGGCCTGCAGGGCGTCGACCCCACGCTGGTCGAGGCCGGTCGCGGCATCGGGATGTCCGGGGCGGGCGTGCTGCTGCGCGTCGAGCTGCCGCTCGCGCTGCCGGTGATCATGGCCGGCATCCGTACCGCGCTCGTGCTCGTCGTCGGCACCGCCGCGCTGGTGACCTTCATCGGTGCGGGCGGGCTCGGTGGCGCGCTGACGTCGGGCATCACGCTCTTCCGCTTCCCGGTCATGGTCGCCGCGGCGCTGCTCATCGCGCTGCTGGCGCTGCTCATCGAATGGGTTGGCCGCGTGCTCGAGGTCGTCCTCCGACCGAAGGGGATCTGA
- a CDS encoding ABC transporter ATP-binding protein, which produces MTTTPAHAASEVSGIEIELEEVQKRYPGQKAAAVNSLSLTIPAGEMVIFVGPSGCGKTTSLKMINRLIKPTSGTIRLGGEDISGRKSDELRRHIGYVIQGGSLFPHMTVATNIAIVPKLLGWDKARITERVDELLDLVGLEPDRYRDRYPRELSGGQQQRVGVARGLAADPPVILMDEPFGAVDPITRQRLQDELLGIQRELHKTIVMVTHDIDEAIKLGDRVLILQEGGRIAQYDTPEKILAAPANDFVDDFVGSGSALKQLSLSRVSEVELRKPSTATVGEASREAISRAEAAGDNSLVILDSRRRPVAWRFLREVARNDTILAGDREKLVTLDERATLNDALDVMLASSYGGAIVNDSRDQYLGVADFESVTGHMRTVEKAVAQEVAAEEAAADTGQVGS; this is translated from the coding sequence ATGACCACCACACCTGCGCATGCGGCCAGCGAGGTCAGCGGCATCGAGATCGAGCTCGAGGAGGTGCAGAAGCGCTATCCCGGGCAGAAGGCGGCCGCGGTCAACTCGTTGAGCCTGACCATCCCCGCCGGCGAGATGGTCATCTTCGTCGGCCCCTCGGGCTGCGGGAAGACCACTTCGCTGAAGATGATCAACCGTCTGATCAAGCCCACCTCAGGCACCATCAGGCTCGGGGGCGAAGACATCTCCGGGCGCAAGTCCGACGAGCTGCGCCGCCACATCGGCTACGTCATCCAGGGCGGCTCGCTCTTCCCGCACATGACGGTCGCCACCAACATCGCGATCGTGCCGAAGCTGCTCGGCTGGGACAAGGCGCGGATCACCGAGCGTGTCGACGAGCTGCTCGACCTCGTCGGTCTCGAGCCCGACCGCTATCGCGACCGCTATCCGCGCGAGCTCTCCGGCGGCCAGCAGCAGCGCGTCGGAGTGGCCCGCGGGCTCGCCGCCGACCCGCCGGTGATCTTGATGGATGAGCCGTTCGGTGCCGTCGACCCGATCACCCGTCAGCGCCTCCAGGACGAGCTGCTCGGCATCCAGCGTGAGCTGCACAAGACGATCGTCATGGTCACCCACGACATCGACGAGGCGATCAAGCTCGGCGACCGGGTGCTGATCCTCCAGGAGGGTGGGCGCATCGCGCAGTACGACACTCCCGAGAAGATCCTCGCCGCGCCCGCCAACGACTTCGTCGACGACTTCGTCGGCTCCGGGTCCGCGCTCAAGCAGCTCAGCCTCTCCCGCGTCAGCGAGGTCGAGCTGCGCAAGCCGAGCACGGCCACGGTGGGGGAGGCCAGCCGCGAGGCGATCTCCCGGGCCGAGGCCGCCGGCGACAACAGCCTGGTGATCCTCGACTCCCGGCGACGACCCGTGGCGTGGCGGTTCCTGCGCGAGGTCGCGCGCAACGACACGATCCTGGCCGGCGACCGCGAGAAGCTGGTCACTCTCGACGAGCGCGCCACCCTCAACGACGCGCTCGACGTCATGCTGGCCTCCAGCTATGGCGGCGCGATCGTCAACGACAGCCGCGACCAGTATCTCGGGGTGGCCGACTTCGAGAGCGTGACCGGCCACATGCGTACGGTCGAGAAGGCGGTTGCCCAGGAGGTGGCCGCCGAGGAGGCCGCCGCCGACACCGGTCAGGTCGGGTCATGA
- a CDS encoding ABC transporter permease produces MWDFIKERHQQILYDGFQHVYLVVLAVAVATVVAILLAMLVTKIPRLSGVANTTSAIGLTIPGFALVGLLMPASGIGATTAFICVCFYAVLPILRNAVVGLQGVSPVLIESARGMGMGEAAVMARVRLPLAWPVILAGIRVSLQMSMGIAAIAAYVLGPGLGSYIFTGLAQIGGKNALNYALVGTLGVVVLALLLDLVLVLVGRLTTSKGIRV; encoded by the coding sequence GTGTGGGACTTCATCAAGGAACGACACCAACAGATCCTCTATGACGGTTTTCAACACGTCTATCTCGTCGTGCTGGCCGTTGCCGTGGCCACCGTCGTCGCGATCCTGCTGGCGATGCTCGTCACCAAGATCCCGCGCCTGAGCGGCGTCGCCAACACCACCAGCGCGATCGGTCTGACCATCCCGGGCTTCGCCCTGGTCGGCCTGCTGATGCCGGCCAGCGGCATCGGGGCCACCACCGCGTTCATCTGCGTGTGCTTCTACGCCGTGCTGCCGATCCTGCGCAACGCGGTGGTCGGCCTCCAGGGAGTCTCGCCGGTGCTGATCGAGTCGGCGCGCGGCATGGGCATGGGCGAGGCCGCGGTGATGGCCCGCGTGCGCCTCCCGCTCGCCTGGCCGGTGATCCTCGCCGGCATCCGGGTCTCGTTGCAGATGTCGATGGGCATCGCGGCGATCGCGGCGTACGTGCTCGGCCCGGGTCTGGGCAGCTACATCTTCACCGGCCTGGCCCAGATCGGCGGCAAGAACGCCCTCAACTATGCCTTGGTCGGCACGCTCGGCGTCGTCGTCCTGGCGCTGCTCCTCGACCTGGTGCTCGTGCTCGTCGGGCGTTTGACAACTTCGAAGGGAATCCGAGTCTGA
- a CDS encoding flavin reductase family protein: protein MTSHIDIDPAILYFGTPVALLSTLNEDGTTNLMPMSSVFWLGRTAVLGVGASSQTARNLRDRPEIVINLPSVDLVGQVDRLALTTGSAQLSPAKAARGYAFVADKYARAGLTPYGSETVLPTSVAECPVHLEGRVSSVHDLGAPKLVAVEVGVTAVRVAPELRLDGHPHRIDPDRWRPLMMSFQHFYGLGDRVHPSSLASIDEELYR, encoded by the coding sequence ATGACCTCGCACATCGACATCGATCCGGCCATTCTCTACTTCGGCACCCCGGTCGCCCTGCTCTCCACGCTCAACGAGGACGGCACCACCAACCTCATGCCGATGTCGTCGGTCTTCTGGCTGGGGCGTACGGCTGTGCTCGGGGTCGGCGCGTCGTCGCAGACCGCGCGCAACCTGAGGGACCGGCCCGAGATCGTCATCAATCTCCCCAGCGTCGACCTCGTCGGTCAGGTCGACCGGCTCGCGCTGACCACGGGCAGTGCGCAGCTCTCGCCCGCCAAGGCTGCCCGCGGCTACGCGTTCGTCGCGGACAAGTACGCCCGTGCCGGGCTGACGCCGTACGGCTCCGAGACCGTGCTTCCGACCTCGGTCGCCGAGTGTCCCGTGCATCTGGAGGGCAGGGTGTCATCGGTGCACGATCTCGGTGCGCCGAAGCTGGTCGCGGTCGAGGTCGGGGTGACGGCGGTGCGGGTGGCTCCGGAGCTACGCCTCGACGGTCATCCCCACCGGATCGATCCCGACCGCTGGCGGCCCTTGATGATGAGCTTCCAGCACTTCTACGGTCTCGGGGATCGGGTCCACCCCTCCAGCCTGGCGAGCATCGACGAGGAGCTCTATCGGTGA
- a CDS encoding DUF6508 domain-containing protein yields the protein MEAELRKVSHEQWQGLFEIADAMTEQDREVTYGGGEKNADGVTQWPYPIYSDRVSSLYRTLPGANVDWIKWMSGNVLCSDIARLTDAPAADAARLATVYTPWRAVQRRRLRPGRAGRHHRRDHRPAALLARVRALTAAADIRRKSPPARPSFEA from the coding sequence GTGGAGGCCGAGCTGCGGAAGGTGTCACACGAGCAGTGGCAGGGGCTCTTCGAGATCGCCGATGCGATGACGGAGCAGGATCGCGAGGTCACCTATGGCGGCGGTGAGAAGAACGCCGACGGCGTGACCCAGTGGCCGTATCCGATATACAGCGACCGGGTGAGCAGCCTCTACCGCACGCTTCCTGGGGCGAACGTCGACTGGATCAAGTGGATGAGCGGCAACGTGCTGTGCTCCGACATCGCTCGCCTGACTGATGCTCCCGCGGCCGACGCCGCCCGGTTGGCGACGGTCTACACCCCGTGGCGAGCGGTTCAACGAAGGCGTCTTCGGCCAGGTCGTGCAGGACGGCACCATCGACGCGATCATCGCCCGGCTGCGCTCCTGGCACGAGTCCGAGCGCTGACTGCAGCGGCCGATATCCGCCGGAAGTCGCCACCGGCTCGCCCTAGCTTCGAGGCATGA
- a CDS encoding phosphotransferase enzyme family protein has product MDRAELDLVAWAFADDGVPTEALQELAAELAPDGVGRIELLRRGSNVVLQAPESRCILRLQHAHLADAVKANLDLVARLTATGAPLVGPLTSRVAMTDVVVLTAWPAGQPANAEDTAALGAVLQTLHDVQPPRELSLVNVTDRFDRRFADLPSDIPNRIAKALRDHADLAVDTLRAASSSSDVLLHGDAHVGNLVFLHDEPRLIDLDDLCRGPREFDLAPSLASYQRFHRDDRRWQAFRAAYGESADWDLVNTLTVVREATMNTWLAGLWEHDPHARDELIHRVDTWDKDWNSHEPWRAM; this is encoded by the coding sequence GTGGATCGGGCCGAGTTGGACTTAGTCGCATGGGCGTTCGCCGACGACGGAGTACCCACCGAAGCATTGCAGGAGTTGGCCGCGGAACTGGCGCCGGACGGCGTGGGCCGTATCGAGTTGCTTCGCCGAGGTTCCAACGTCGTGCTGCAAGCCCCTGAGTCCCGGTGCATCCTGCGCCTTCAGCACGCGCACCTGGCGGATGCCGTCAAGGCCAACCTCGACCTGGTCGCACGTCTCACCGCGACAGGCGCTCCCCTCGTCGGCCCCTTGACTTCTCGCGTGGCAATGACCGACGTGGTCGTGCTCACCGCTTGGCCGGCCGGCCAACCTGCAAACGCCGAGGACACGGCGGCATTGGGAGCGGTCTTGCAAACGCTCCATGATGTACAGCCACCCAGGGAGCTTTCGCTGGTGAACGTGACAGATCGGTTCGATCGCAGATTCGCCGACCTGCCCTCCGATATCCCGAACCGGATCGCCAAAGCGCTGCGCGATCATGCCGATCTCGCGGTAGACACGTTGCGCGCTGCCTCTTCGTCCTCAGACGTTCTTCTCCACGGCGACGCCCATGTCGGCAACCTGGTGTTCCTCCACGACGAACCCCGCCTGATCGACCTCGACGACCTCTGTCGCGGGCCGCGCGAGTTCGACCTCGCGCCCTCTCTGGCCTCCTACCAACGATTTCACCGCGACGACCGACGTTGGCAAGCGTTCAGAGCGGCCTACGGTGAAAGTGCTGATTGGGATCTTGTGAACACATTGACGGTCGTTCGGGAGGCAACGATGAATACGTGGTTGGCCGGCCTGTGGGAACACGACCCGCATGCGCGAGACGAGTTGATCCACCGTGTTGATACCTGGGACAAGGATTGGAACTCTCACGAACCCTGGCGGGCAATGTGA
- a CDS encoding FtsK/SpoIIIE domain-containing protein translates to MAQAAAFLQQSHARVLGVLQADRDALQQRYDGEQQTLRATARRNAAIAATKATNTITAAHIAAREAAADLRAASRAGALAAAEHIELGLIGPDREDASVNADLDVPLVVPLLGYGHVTVVGDTAVTDAFARNIQAEALLGTTPGDLALWSFDPRLGNPLAPFVGLNNVDQGLVRNTQTPRDLDALIDELTTTVARIGDVLQGVPGDLIEHRARLGMSVERFHLVTLHDYPHSVAEAQHERLMLLADVAPRHGISFVFQVAPDLELPDWLDLERLRGLGESFDLEDTSAGGGAGDLVWRRRPDLKLLIPQISPDQARQVAGEVAVAAEKISLPVVPFADIQPDAGWATSSAEGITFAVGKAGPKPVEITFGDDREQKHNALITGAVGQGKSNLLKVIIYSIAARYAADEVELFLLDFKEGVTLYPMAPTPGSPEFLPHARVLGIEADQDFGLAVLSHLESEFVRRARLFKPFGDSISRYRAANPEARMPRIVLIVDEFHLLLDDGGDKVGAQAAKLLEQVVRRGRSYGVHVILASQSISGISTLLGSSQGVFSQFPIRLGLKNSPQEAVATFSQGNDAAARLRFRGEAVLNKEYGAFEANQSLMVAAADDDQLARLRDELHARASRADGSDGTGVIAPPNVFDGSAAGSLLEDIPALRALRKETAAGRAPRIPLGRPLTVDQSPVAFTLEASPGRALAIIGAGTTGDDFDAAAENAAMGVLQAAGLALALQHAPGTAEFVILDALVGRDRELGDLPGWVETLTGLGHQPVVVPQREIIGWLSAAAKELPQRSAEAPPLYLLGFNIDRVGPLDIKEGVAPAPEKAIQGFFRSAPVAGVHPLLWWSNPATFLAHLGLLRNAPFDGTLLLQGTEDIAQRIHGPLTQWTPTAHRALFEDAATSAGLRKMIPYAPLDADARDRLVAEVSRD, encoded by the coding sequence GTGGCTCAAGCAGCCGCGTTCCTGCAGCAGAGCCACGCCCGCGTGCTCGGGGTGCTGCAGGCCGATCGTGACGCGCTCCAGCAGCGTTACGACGGCGAGCAGCAGACCCTCCGAGCCACGGCGCGACGTAACGCCGCGATCGCAGCGACGAAAGCGACCAACACGATCACGGCCGCCCACATCGCGGCTCGAGAGGCCGCGGCCGACCTGCGGGCGGCGAGCAGGGCCGGAGCACTGGCTGCGGCCGAGCACATCGAGCTCGGACTGATCGGACCCGACCGGGAGGACGCATCGGTCAACGCCGACCTCGACGTGCCCCTGGTGGTTCCGTTGCTCGGCTATGGCCACGTCACCGTGGTCGGCGACACCGCGGTGACCGACGCGTTCGCCCGCAACATCCAGGCGGAAGCGCTGCTGGGCACGACACCTGGTGACCTCGCCCTGTGGTCCTTCGACCCGCGCCTCGGCAACCCGCTGGCTCCGTTCGTCGGTCTCAACAACGTCGACCAGGGCCTCGTACGCAACACCCAGACTCCGCGTGATCTCGACGCCCTCATCGATGAGCTCACCACGACAGTCGCGCGCATCGGCGACGTGCTCCAGGGCGTGCCCGGCGATCTGATCGAGCACCGTGCGCGGCTGGGCATGTCCGTCGAGCGATTCCACCTGGTCACCCTCCACGACTACCCACACTCGGTCGCCGAGGCGCAGCACGAGCGGCTGATGCTGTTGGCCGACGTGGCACCGCGACACGGGATCTCGTTCGTCTTCCAGGTGGCGCCCGACCTGGAGCTTCCTGACTGGCTCGACCTCGAGCGGCTCCGGGGCCTGGGGGAGTCCTTCGACCTCGAAGACACCAGCGCGGGCGGCGGGGCCGGTGACCTGGTGTGGCGACGTCGCCCCGACCTGAAGCTCCTGATCCCGCAGATCAGCCCCGATCAGGCTCGCCAGGTGGCCGGCGAAGTGGCCGTCGCGGCGGAGAAGATCTCGCTCCCCGTCGTACCCTTCGCCGACATCCAGCCGGATGCCGGATGGGCCACCTCCTCGGCGGAGGGGATCACGTTCGCCGTCGGCAAGGCGGGGCCGAAGCCGGTCGAGATCACCTTCGGTGACGATCGCGAGCAGAAGCACAACGCGCTGATCACCGGCGCGGTCGGTCAGGGCAAGTCCAACCTGCTCAAGGTGATCATCTACTCCATCGCGGCTCGCTACGCTGCTGACGAGGTCGAGCTGTTCCTGCTCGACTTCAAGGAGGGTGTCACCCTCTATCCGATGGCACCCACCCCCGGGAGCCCCGAGTTCCTGCCGCATGCGCGCGTGCTGGGCATCGAGGCCGACCAGGACTTCGGCCTGGCGGTGCTGTCCCACCTCGAATCGGAGTTTGTACGCCGCGCTCGCCTGTTCAAGCCTTTCGGCGACTCCATCTCCCGTTACCGCGCGGCCAACCCGGAGGCGAGGATGCCCCGGATCGTGCTGATCGTCGACGAGTTCCACCTGCTGCTCGACGACGGTGGTGACAAGGTCGGCGCCCAGGCGGCGAAGCTGCTCGAGCAGGTCGTACGCCGTGGCCGCTCCTACGGGGTCCACGTCATCCTCGCCTCGCAGTCGATCTCCGGCATCAGCACCTTGCTCGGCTCGTCCCAGGGTGTCTTCTCCCAGTTCCCGATCCGTCTCGGCCTGAAGAACTCACCACAGGAAGCGGTCGCCACCTTCAGCCAGGGAAACGACGCGGCCGCGAGGCTCCGGTTCCGTGGTGAGGCTGTGCTCAACAAGGAGTACGGAGCGTTCGAGGCCAACCAGAGCCTCATGGTCGCCGCCGCCGACGACGACCAGCTCGCCCGGCTTCGCGACGAGCTCCATGCGCGCGCATCTCGGGCCGACGGATCAGACGGCACAGGTGTGATCGCGCCGCCGAACGTCTTCGACGGCTCTGCCGCGGGCTCGCTGCTCGAAGACATCCCGGCGCTGCGCGCGCTGCGGAAGGAGACGGCTGCGGGGCGAGCGCCGCGGATCCCGCTCGGACGCCCCCTGACCGTCGACCAGAGCCCGGTCGCGTTCACGCTGGAGGCATCGCCCGGCCGTGCGCTCGCGATCATCGGCGCCGGCACCACCGGTGACGACTTCGACGCCGCCGCGGAAAACGCTGCCATGGGTGTGCTGCAGGCGGCGGGTCTCGCGCTCGCCCTCCAGCACGCCCCTGGCACCGCCGAGTTCGTCATCCTCGACGCTCTGGTGGGGCGCGACCGCGAGCTCGGCGACCTACCCGGCTGGGTCGAGACGCTCACCGGCCTGGGCCACCAGCCCGTGGTCGTTCCTCAGCGCGAGATCATCGGCTGGTTGAGCGCGGCGGCCAAAGAGCTGCCCCAGCGATCTGCGGAGGCGCCGCCGCTGTATCTGCTGGGCTTCAACATCGACCGCGTCGGCCCCCTCGATATCAAGGAGGGCGTCGCGCCGGCCCCGGAGAAAGCCATCCAGGGGTTCTTCCGCAGTGCACCGGTCGCCGGCGTACATCCACTGTTGTGGTGGTCGAACCCGGCCACGTTCCTGGCCCACCTCGGCCTGCTTCGCAACGCGCCCTTCGACGGCACCCTGCTTCTGCAGGGCACCGAAGACATCGCCCAACGTATCCACGGTCCACTGACCCAATGGACCCCTACCGCTCACCGCGCCCTCTTCGAGGACGCCGCCACGTCGGCGGGCCTGCGCAAGATGATTCCGTACGCGCCGCTCGACGCGGATGCGCGAGACCGCCTCGTCGCGGAGGTCTCCCGTGACTGA